AAAAGGCTGTTCTATTTTATCTTTATCATAGACAACTTCAATTACTTGGACTCATTTTTCTGAACATTATCCTACATATTTATTCTCTATTAAAACAGTACGAAATAAATAATTACACATATTATTCTGCAACAACACTTGTAATATAAATTGGTATTCTCAACTTCCTAGAAAGGTTTTCAGAAACACGTTAATCACTTTAACTATATATTTCAAAATTATTTTTTTTTTAAATAAACAATCTTTATTCAAAGAAAGCGTTCAATACTCTAAACACATTAAATGAATTATTTGTAAATTTTTAGTTAAATTTTCATCAAAAAAACACTATTCTTTTTCAATCAATAAATTTAACTGTTTTAAAAAAAAAATAATTAATAACAAAAATTTAATCATTCTATTATGAAAACCCTTCAAATTTATTTAATCGCATTTATTACTTCGCTAATGTTCTTTTATTCATGTCAAGAAGAAACAACGGCTAATATAGATGACACTGTCCTTACAAATTCTAAAAAAAATAACCCTGAAGAAGCTTACCCAGGATTAACTGGTGATTTACATTCTTTATATTATGGAAGTCAAAATGTTAAAGTACAGAAAATCGAAAATACTTATGTTTTAGATGGAGACATTCTTTTTTCTATTGACGAATTAAAAGAAACTCCAAGTGCCATTGGTGAACCTTCTATTTCCAAACTATCTAACAGATCTGTTGGTAGAACTGGAGGAAGATGGCCTAACAATACAGTTTATTATTCTGTAGAATCATCTTTAGCAAATAAAAATCGTGTAACTACTGCTATTGCTCACTGGGAAAGAAATACTGCCCTACGATTTGTACAAAGAACAAATCAATCTGATTATATTTATTTTAAAACTAGTACAGGATGTTCTTCTTCTGTTGGTAGAGTTGGCGGACGTCAATCTATTAATCTAGCACCTGGATGTTCTACAGGTAATACAATACATGAAATAGGGCACGCTGTTGGACTTTGGCATGAACAAAGCAGAAGAGATAGAGACGACTATATAACAATTAACACTCAAAATATTAAAACAGGTAAAAAAGGTAATTTTTTAACTTACGCGCAACAAGGGAGGGATGGTGATGAATATACCTCTACATTAGACCTTGGTTCAATAATGATGTACGGATCATTTTTCTTTTCTAAAAACGATCAACCGACTATTGTAAGAAATAATGGTACTACGTTTAATGTTCAAAGAGATGGTCTTTCTGCTCAAGATATAACTGGAATAAACCAAATGTACCCTGCTTCGACAGGAGGTAATATTTGCGATGGTGTTCAAGCATATGTAAGAGGAAGAAGTTATTCAGTTGGCTCACGCGTAACATACCAAGGTTCTTTGTACGAAAGAAAAACAAGCTCGTGGGATAAAATTGGGCAATGTAACTAACAAACATTGATCATAGTTAAACCAAATTAATATAAAAAATAGATATTACCATAAAAGGTAATATCTATTTTTCATTACAGGTATCTTTTCAACTTTCTTAAACATGAAAATATTATCTCCCTAATTTATACAAATTAAATACTATTCTTAGCCTCAATCCACTTACTCATATATTTTGTCGCTTGTAGTGTTTGATGTTGTAATAAACTTCCAAAAAAATTCTGCTGACGATGTTTAGCTAAGTTTTCTTTGAGTTTTTTTATCTGATTCATAAAAGGCTGTTCTATTTTATTTTTATCATAAATAGTATTGATAATTTCTATTCCATTAAATTGAGATTGCTTCCAGAATTCTTCATTAGAATATAATTCAACACTACGTTCTGAAAACTCTTTAAAATTATCTTCAATAAAACCATTCCAAGATAAATCACCACACATTCCCTCTGCCCCAATAGTTGTTGTAACACTTGGTGTTCCACAAATCATTGCTTCCGTAAGTTTCCCTTTAATTCCTGCTCCAAAACGAATAGGAGCTAACACTACTTTTGCGTTTCTCACAACCTCCATTGCATCTTCTGCAAACCCCTTTACAATAAAACCTTCTTTTTTATTATGTAGTTGATTTATTTGCTGGGTTGCATAAGCTCCGTAAATATGAATTTCTGCTTTTGGTAGTAGCTTTCTTATTTCTTTCCACAAATAATTTTTAAGTTGCAAAACAGCATCTACATTTGGTGCATGAAAAAAGTTTCCTATAAATACAAAATGCTTTCTTTCATTAAAAGACTTCCACTCATTAATTACCTCATCATTAACCTTATCTAGTAAAAAAGGAAGATGACACAATAGGTTCGCATCTATTTTAAAAACTTCTTTCAATAATTTTATCTCATAAAATGAAATAATTAGACTTATATCACAACGCAAAATTGAAGCTATTTCTCGTTTAGCATCACTTGAGTCTAATAATACCTCATCAGAAAAATTTTCTCCTTTTTTTAGTTGCTGATGACGTGTTTTTCTTAAAAAATGTAAATCTTCAGTATCTAAAATACGTAATGCTTCTGGACAATTCTCAGCAACTCTCCATCCAAATTGCTCTTCCATCATAAAACGATCGAATACTACAATTGACGGATTTAATTCTGTAATAAAATCATCAAAAGAAGCCGAGTTTAATTGAATTGAAGCCTCATTCACTTCTATTTCTGTTAAATCTACTGCTTTTTCACTCTTTTGTGCTGGTGAAGCAAACGTTACTTTATAATTATTCTTTAAAAACAATTCAATTAATTGTAACATTCTACTTCCTGCAGCAGAAGAATTTGGCTCTACCCAAACATACCCGATAATTAATAGTTGTTTCATATGGTTTCAAAGTTAAAATAATTAATGCTATTTATTCATATAAAGTAATCGAAAACATACTTCAGCAAATCAACTTTTATGTGTAATTTTGCACTTATTATTCTGAAAAACAAAATATAAACTGATAGAAACATAAATTTTATCAGATATACATAAATAATAAAAACACGACTTATGAAATACGATTTAATCGTTATTGGTTCTGGTCCAGGTGGATATATTGCTGCCATTAGAGCCGCTCAATTAGGATCTAAAGTAGCAATCATCGAAAAATATTCAACTTTAGGTGGTACTTGTTTAAATGTAGGATGTATTCCTTCAAAAGCATTACTAGACTCTTCTCATCACTATTACGACGCTGTGCATCATTTTGAAGAGCATGGAATTTCTGTAGAAAAACCATCTTTCGATTTTGAAAAAATGGTAGCTCGTAAAGCTAAAGTTGTAGAAACTACAACTGGTGGAATTAAATATTTAATGGACAAAAACGCAATTACTGTTCATGAGGGTTTAGGTTCTTTTGAAGATGCTACACATGTAAAGGTTGCTAAAAATGATGGAACTTCAGAAATAATTGAAGGAACAAATATCATTATAGCTACAGGTTCTAAACCATCTACTTTACCTTTTATTTCTTTAGATAAAGAACGCGTTATTACTTCTACTGAAGCATTAAAACTAAAAGAAGTTCCTAAACACCTACTAGTAATTGGTGGTGGAGTTATCGGATTAGAATTAGGTTCTGTTTACAAGCGTTTAGGTGCAGATGTAACAGTTATTGAATATGCTCCGAAAATCACTCCTACCATGGATGCTGATATTTCTAAAGAACTTCAAAAAGTTTTAAAGAAACAAGGTATGAAGTTTAACACTAGTCATGGTGTAACTTCTGTAGAAAGAAATGGAGACGAAGTAATCGTAAAAGCAACCAACAAAAAAGGTGTTGAAGTTGAGTTTAAAGGAGATTATTGTTTAGTTGCTGTTGGTCGTAAAGCTTTCACACAAGGTTTAGGTTTAGAAAAAGCAGGTGTAAAACTTACCGATAGAGGTATGGTTGATGTAAATGATCATTTACAAACAAGCATTTCTAATATTTATGCAATTGGTGATGTTGTTCGCGGAGCAATGTTAGCACATAAAGCAGAAGAAGAAGGTGTTGTTGTTGCTGAATTTTTAGCAGGACAAAAACCTCATATTGATTATAACTTAATTCCTGGTATTGTTTACACATGGCCAGAAGTTGCAGCTGTTGGTAAAACAGAACAAGAGTTAAAAGATGCTGGAATTGAATATAAAGCTGGTAAATTTTCAATGCGTGCTTTAGGTCGTTCTAGAGCAAGTGGAGATACTGACGGGTTTGTTAAAGTATTAGCTGATAAAAATACTGATGAAGTATTAGGTGTTCATATGGTTGGTGCACGTGTTGCAGATTTAATTATGGAAGCTGCCGTAGCAATGGAGTTTAGAGCTTCTGCAGAAGATTTAGCAAGAATTTGTCATGGTCACCCAACATATTCTGAAGCTATTAAAGAAGCTGCTAAAGCTGCTTGGGATGGTAAACCTTTAAATGCTTAATACAAAATATTAAATATACTTTAAAAAGCAATCTCGTCTGAGATTGCTTTTTTTTGTTACCCCTAATTTTCTTTAGAAAATCTCGTTAAGTATAAAAACAAAAAAGCCTTGAAGAAACTCAAGGCTTTTTTTATATAATTAAATATACTATTCAGTTAACGTTGCTCCGCTTGCAGTAACGCTTCTATCAATTTTACGCATTAATCCTTGTAATACTTTACCAGGACCAACTTCAATAAATTCAGTACCCCCATCAGCAATCATCGCCTGAACACATTGCGTCCATTTTACTGGTGCTGTTAATTGTAGCATTAAATTTTCTTTAATCTCGGCAGGATTCGTTACAGCTTTTGCTACTACATTTTGATACACAGGACAAGTTGGCTCATTAAATGTAGTTTCTTCAATAGCTTTTGCTAATTCTTCACGAGCAGGTTCCATCATTGGTGAATGAAATGCTCCACCAACAGGTAAAACTAAGGCTCTTCTTGCTCCTTTTTCAGTTAAAACTTCACAAGCCTTTTCTATCGCTTCAACTTCTCCTGAAATTACTAACTGACCAGGACAATTATAATTTGCAGCAACTACAACCCCATCAATTTCAGCACAAACATCTTCAACTACCTTATCATCTAAACCTAAAACAGCCGCCATTGTTGAAGGCTTAATTTCACATGCTTTTTGCATAGCCAACGCTCTTTTCGAAACCAAGGTTAATCCGTCTTCAAAAGATAATACTCCGTTTACAACCAAAGCTGATAATTCTCCTAACGAGTGCCCCGCAACCATTTCTGGTTTAAAATCATCTCCTAACACTTTTGCTAAAATTACTGAATGTAAAAATATTGCTGGCTGTGTTACTTTTGTTTGTTTTAACTCTTCAGGAGTACCCTCGAACATAACATCAGTAATACTAAAACCTAATATATCGTTAGCTTTTTCAAAAAGTTCTTGAGCTAATGGAGAGTTTTCATATAAATCTAATCCCATACCTGTAAATTGCGCTCCTTGACCTGGAAAAATATATGCTTTCATTTTGTTTCGTTGTTTGTTTATTATAGTGCAAAAATAATCATTTTTATTTGTAGCCATTTCTTTCTTTTAATTATAAATTATTTAGGTGTTTTTTAGTGTCATTTTTATTAGTGAAAAACTATTTTATTAAGAAAAAAAAAACACTATTTTCGTTTCATGACAGCACAACAAAATTCACAAGCACAACTTATTTATTTAATTTTAGCTGCTTTATTTATTGCCTCTTTGGTAACTTCTAATTTAATATTTCAGAAGTTTTTTTACTGGGAACCTTTTAACTTATATCGTTTTGAAATTTCAGTTGGTATTTTACCATATCCTATTACTTTTTTAATTACGGATATTTTATCTGAGGTTTACGGAAAAAAGAAAGCAAATCAAGTCGTTATTGCAGGAATTTTTGCATCTTTTTTTTCGATGTTAATTATTATTGTTGCTGACTATGCTCCTGCTTTAAACAATTCACCAATAGATAACACTACTTTTTCTAAAGTATTTGGGTTATCTCCGTTGGCAGTTTTAGCATCTATGCTAGCTTATTTATTTGCACAATTTATTGATATTCGTATTTTCCATTTTTGGAAACACTTAACTAAAGGGAAACACTTATGGCTACGTAATAATTTTTCTACTTTTTTCTCTCAATTTATAGATACTTTTACTGTCTTATTTTTATTGTGTTCTTTTAAAATACTTCCTTGGAATATTTTTACGGGTTTATTAATTAGTGGTTTTTTATTCAAAATAATAGTAGCCGCTTTTGATACCCCTATTCTATATCTTATTGTATTTTTGTTTAGAAAAAAATTCAACTTAAAAGTTGGTGAAGAAATACCAACTTTTAATTCTTAAATAAAATTATGTCAAGTAAGTTTTTCTATCATATATTCAAAAATCAATTTTCTGCTTCAGAGCAAGTCGCAATTTATTTTAATTTAATTGTAAACTTATTTATCCTTGCTATTTTAGGGTATGTATTTTTTAAAATATTTCGTTATTTTGGAAGTCAGTTTGTAAAAAAAGTAGCTGCAAAAACAAAAACAAATTTTGATGACTTATTAATTAAAAATCGTGTGTTTTTAAATATTTCAAGAATTCTTCTTTTTGTTATTCTTTACGGGCTTTTATCATTTCTTTTAACAGATTTCCCTGAACTATTAAAATATGCTGAACGTGTTATTAATGTTGCTATTGTATATTCTATAATCTGGTTTATTAGAAGTATTTTATTAACAGTAAAAGATTCTTTAAGAAACTTAACTGCTTTTAAAGACAAACCTCTTGAAAGCTACGTTCAAACTTTTATGATGATCTTATGGATTATTAGCTTCATAATATCTTTTTCTATTATTACAGGAAAACCACTTATTCGTTTTTTAACAGCTTTAGGTGCTTTTTCTGCCGTATTACTACTTATTTTTAAAGACACAATTTTGGGTTTTGTAGCCAGTATACAAATCTCTGTAAACGATACAGTACGTTTGAATGATTGGATTACGATGGATAAATACAATGCTGACGGAAATGTAACTGCAATTAATTTAGCATCAGTAATCGTAAAAAACTTTGACAATACAGTAACTAGCATACCTACATATTCATTAATTTCTGATTCTTTTAAAAATTGGAGAGCTATGGATAATTCTGGTGGTCGTAGAATAAAACGATCTATCTTAATTAAAATAAATAGTATTGATTTTTTAACGGATAAAGATGTTGAGCATTACAAAAAAATAGCATTACTAACGGACTATGTTACGAATGCATACAACGATGTTACAAAATATAATACAGCACACAATATTGACAAATCTTTATTAATAAATGGTAGAAACCTAACCAATTTTGGTATGTTTAGAAAATATTTAGATGAATATTTAAAACAACATCCAAAAATAAATCAGGAGTTACTTTTTATGTCTCGTCAACTACAACCAACAGCAAACGGAATTCCATTAGAAGTGTATGCTTTTTGCAAAAACAAATCTTGGGCTGTATACGAGAGAGACATGGCTGATATTTTTGACCATATTTTAGCTAGTATAAAATACTTTAACTTAGAGGTATTCGAAAATCCATCGGGAACTGATATTTTAACTATTAAAAAGTAAGCGTTGATAACTAAAAGATCTACTTCGTTATGGCAATTAGCTATTCAGAAATTTAAGCAAAGTAAAACAGGAATGCTTAGTTTTTTGTTTATCGTTTCTTGTGGATTAATTGCTGTTTTTTGTTATACAATTGCTCCTGACAATAGTAATTCTGCCAATCAAATGCATTTAGAAATACACTCTAAATCTCCAGGTTTTTCTGTAATGATGCTCAGTATTCCTTCTATATCTAAAAAAGAACAATCTTGGTTTTCAGTTTTTATGGATGGGAAACAAAATTCACCAACCGAAATTCCAATAAAATCTTATAAGTTAACTGATAGTCAATTAGAAGTTTTAAAGTATTCAGACGGATTAGCTAAAACCTATCCGCTGTCATTATTTAAAAATCAACCTAAAGAATATATTCAACAAAAAACATTTTGGTTTGGAACCGATAAATATGGACGTGATTTATTAAGTAGACTATTAATAGGTGCAAGAATTTCATTTTTTATCGGGTTTATTGCTGTTTTCATTTCTCTTCTAGTCGGAATTCCTATCGGAGCAATTGCAGGTTATTTTGGCGGAAAAATTGATAATTTTATTATGTGGATTATCAATATCACATGGTCTATTCCTACTCTATTATTAGTAATCGCCATCACTTTAGCTTTAGGAAAAGGTTTTTGGCAAGTATTTATTGCCGTTGGATTAACGATGTGGGTTGAAGTTGCGCGTGTAGTACGCGGGCAAGTAATTACAACCAAACAACAACAATATGTTGAAGCTGCAAAAGCTTTAGGTTTTTCTGATTTTAGAATAATTTTTAAACATATACTACCAAACATTTTAGCACCAATAATTGTAATATCAGCAGCAAATTTTGCCGCAGCAATTTTAATTGAAAGTGGTTTAAGCTTTTTAGGTATTGGTGCACAACCTCCCACTCCGTCATGGGGCGCAATGATTAAAAACCATTATAACTACATCATTTTAGGCAAACCCTTTTTAGCATTAATTCCTGGGCTAGCAATTATGAGTTTAGTAATGGCCTTTATGCTTATTGGAAATACACTTAGAGATGCTCTAGATGTAAAATCCTAGAGAACAATATTTTTAATTAATTAAAAAACACAGATAATTCTTGAGAAATTTAAAATATTATCAACTGCTTTTCTCCATTTCTTAGCTATTTCAAAAGACACTTTGAAAACTTTTAAATATAAGTTATTTTTATTAACTCTAAATAAAAATAATACATACTTTTGCGCCCAAAATAATCTAAATGAAACTATATAAAATTATATTTTTGGCACTTTTCACAGTATTCAGTGCTTATTCACAAAATGTCTTAACAGGAACAATTAAAGAT
This genomic stretch from Tenacibaculum sp. Bg11-29 harbors:
- a CDS encoding M12 family metallopeptidase: MKTLQIYLIAFITSLMFFYSCQEETTANIDDTVLTNSKKNNPEEAYPGLTGDLHSLYYGSQNVKVQKIENTYVLDGDILFSIDELKETPSAIGEPSISKLSNRSVGRTGGRWPNNTVYYSVESSLANKNRVTTAIAHWERNTALRFVQRTNQSDYIYFKTSTGCSSSVGRVGGRQSINLAPGCSTGNTIHEIGHAVGLWHEQSRRDRDDYITINTQNIKTGKKGNFLTYAQQGRDGDEYTSTLDLGSIMMYGSFFFSKNDQPTIVRNNGTTFNVQRDGLSAQDITGINQMYPASTGGNICDGVQAYVRGRSYSVGSRVTYQGSLYERKTSSWDKIGQCN
- a CDS encoding glycosyltransferase, whose amino-acid sequence is MKQLLIIGYVWVEPNSSAAGSRMLQLIELFLKNNYKVTFASPAQKSEKAVDLTEIEVNEASIQLNSASFDDFITELNPSIVVFDRFMMEEQFGWRVAENCPEALRILDTEDLHFLRKTRHQQLKKGENFSDEVLLDSSDAKREIASILRCDISLIISFYEIKLLKEVFKIDANLLCHLPFLLDKVNDEVINEWKSFNERKHFVFIGNFFHAPNVDAVLQLKNYLWKEIRKLLPKAEIHIYGAYATQQINQLHNKKEGFIVKGFAEDAMEVVRNAKVVLAPIRFGAGIKGKLTEAMICGTPSVTTTIGAEGMCGDLSWNGFIEDNFKEFSERSVELYSNEEFWKQSQFNGIEIINTIYDKNKIEQPFMNQIKKLKENLAKHRQQNFFGSLLQHQTLQATKYMSKWIEAKNSI
- the lpdA gene encoding dihydrolipoyl dehydrogenase, which codes for MKYDLIVIGSGPGGYIAAIRAAQLGSKVAIIEKYSTLGGTCLNVGCIPSKALLDSSHHYYDAVHHFEEHGISVEKPSFDFEKMVARKAKVVETTTGGIKYLMDKNAITVHEGLGSFEDATHVKVAKNDGTSEIIEGTNIIIATGSKPSTLPFISLDKERVITSTEALKLKEVPKHLLVIGGGVIGLELGSVYKRLGADVTVIEYAPKITPTMDADISKELQKVLKKQGMKFNTSHGVTSVERNGDEVIVKATNKKGVEVEFKGDYCLVAVGRKAFTQGLGLEKAGVKLTDRGMVDVNDHLQTSISNIYAIGDVVRGAMLAHKAEEEGVVVAEFLAGQKPHIDYNLIPGIVYTWPEVAAVGKTEQELKDAGIEYKAGKFSMRALGRSRASGDTDGFVKVLADKNTDEVLGVHMVGARVADLIMEAAVAMEFRASAEDLARICHGHPTYSEAIKEAAKAAWDGKPLNA
- the fabD gene encoding ACP S-malonyltransferase codes for the protein MKAYIFPGQGAQFTGMGLDLYENSPLAQELFEKANDILGFSITDVMFEGTPEELKQTKVTQPAIFLHSVILAKVLGDDFKPEMVAGHSLGELSALVVNGVLSFEDGLTLVSKRALAMQKACEIKPSTMAAVLGLDDKVVEDVCAEIDGVVVAANYNCPGQLVISGEVEAIEKACEVLTEKGARRALVLPVGGAFHSPMMEPAREELAKAIEETTFNEPTCPVYQNVVAKAVTNPAEIKENLMLQLTAPVKWTQCVQAMIADGGTEFIEVGPGKVLQGLMRKIDRSVTASGATLTE
- a CDS encoding queuosine precursor transporter, encoding MTAQQNSQAQLIYLILAALFIASLVTSNLIFQKFFYWEPFNLYRFEISVGILPYPITFLITDILSEVYGKKKANQVVIAGIFASFFSMLIIIVADYAPALNNSPIDNTTFSKVFGLSPLAVLASMLAYLFAQFIDIRIFHFWKHLTKGKHLWLRNNFSTFFSQFIDTFTVLFLLCSFKILPWNIFTGLLISGFLFKIIVAAFDTPILYLIVFLFRKKFNLKVGEEIPTFNS
- a CDS encoding mechanosensitive ion channel family protein yields the protein MSSKFFYHIFKNQFSASEQVAIYFNLIVNLFILAILGYVFFKIFRYFGSQFVKKVAAKTKTNFDDLLIKNRVFLNISRILLFVILYGLLSFLLTDFPELLKYAERVINVAIVYSIIWFIRSILLTVKDSLRNLTAFKDKPLESYVQTFMMILWIISFIISFSIITGKPLIRFLTALGAFSAVLLLIFKDTILGFVASIQISVNDTVRLNDWITMDKYNADGNVTAINLASVIVKNFDNTVTSIPTYSLISDSFKNWRAMDNSGGRRIKRSILIKINSIDFLTDKDVEHYKKIALLTDYVTNAYNDVTKYNTAHNIDKSLLINGRNLTNFGMFRKYLDEYLKQHPKINQELLFMSRQLQPTANGIPLEVYAFCKNKSWAVYERDMADIFDHILASIKYFNLEVFENPSGTDILTIKK
- a CDS encoding ABC transporter permease, which gives rise to MTKRSTSLWQLAIQKFKQSKTGMLSFLFIVSCGLIAVFCYTIAPDNSNSANQMHLEIHSKSPGFSVMMLSIPSISKKEQSWFSVFMDGKQNSPTEIPIKSYKLTDSQLEVLKYSDGLAKTYPLSLFKNQPKEYIQQKTFWFGTDKYGRDLLSRLLIGARISFFIGFIAVFISLLVGIPIGAIAGYFGGKIDNFIMWIINITWSIPTLLLVIAITLALGKGFWQVFIAVGLTMWVEVARVVRGQVITTKQQQYVEAAKALGFSDFRIIFKHILPNILAPIIVISAANFAAAILIESGLSFLGIGAQPPTPSWGAMIKNHYNYIILGKPFLALIPGLAIMSLVMAFMLIGNTLRDALDVKS